A region from the Variovorax paradoxus genome encodes:
- a CDS encoding ATP-binding protein, translated as MTPMLPAGCVIALLGAESTGKTELARALARRLQERGIATTLVGEYLREWCGREGRTPRSDEQRAIAEEQTRRIDAAAASGVVVADTTALMTAVYSELLFGDTSLHADALAAQARYAITLLSALDIPWIADPLRDGDHAREPTDALVRAALSGARLSFAVVHGTGSERLSNAWNAINSIAGSEGRARARGRAESKPASWSWPCEKCSDPECEHRLFSDLLGRRDTPSTPGSET; from the coding sequence ATGACGCCCATGCTGCCGGCCGGATGCGTGATTGCGCTGCTCGGTGCCGAGAGCACCGGCAAGACCGAACTCGCCCGCGCGCTGGCGCGGCGCCTGCAGGAACGCGGCATCGCCACCACGCTGGTGGGCGAATACCTGCGCGAATGGTGCGGCCGCGAAGGCCGCACGCCCCGTTCCGACGAGCAGCGGGCCATTGCAGAAGAGCAGACGCGCCGCATCGATGCTGCGGCGGCTTCGGGTGTGGTGGTGGCCGACACCACGGCCCTCATGACCGCGGTCTACAGCGAACTGCTGTTCGGCGACACCTCGCTCCATGCCGACGCGCTGGCAGCGCAGGCGCGCTACGCGATCACCCTGCTGAGCGCACTCGACATCCCGTGGATCGCTGACCCGTTGCGCGATGGCGATCACGCGCGCGAACCGACGGACGCGCTGGTGCGCGCGGCACTTTCGGGCGCAAGGCTTTCTTTCGCCGTGGTGCATGGCACCGGCAGCGAAAGGCTCTCCAATGCGTGGAACGCCATCAATTCCATTGCCGGCAGCGAAGGCCGGGCCCGCGCGCGGGGCCGCGCCGAATCGAAACCCGCCTCCTGGTCATGGCCTTGCGAGAAGTGCTCCGACCCGGAATGC
- the pnuC gene encoding nicotinamide riboside transporter PnuC, with product MPEFFSAPAFALWGSPVSWLELVAAVLALAMVGCNMREIHWGWPLAIISSLLYVAVFAQARIYGDASLQVFFAIVAFWGWSQWLRGHRADGSALHISRLSPRGMALALAACALAWPAVALFLRRFTDTDVPWWDGFSTGLSLVGQFLLGRKFIENWLIWLAVNLVSVGLFIHKGLWLTVGLYAVFAVLSVAGFLAWRTRMHDGALRA from the coding sequence ATGCCCGAGTTCTTCTCGGCCCCCGCATTCGCGCTCTGGGGCTCACCGGTCAGCTGGCTCGAACTCGTGGCCGCGGTGCTGGCGCTTGCCATGGTCGGCTGCAACATGCGCGAGATCCACTGGGGTTGGCCGCTGGCGATCATCAGTTCGCTGCTTTACGTGGCGGTGTTCGCGCAGGCGCGCATCTACGGCGACGCCTCGCTGCAGGTGTTCTTCGCGATCGTCGCCTTCTGGGGCTGGTCGCAATGGCTGCGCGGCCACCGCGCCGATGGCAGCGCCTTGCACATCAGTCGGCTTTCACCGCGCGGCATGGCGCTGGCACTTGCGGCCTGCGCGCTGGCATGGCCCGCGGTCGCACTCTTCCTGCGCCGCTTCACCGACACCGACGTGCCCTGGTGGGACGGATTCTCGACCGGGCTCAGCCTCGTCGGCCAATTCCTGCTTGGGCGCAAGTTCATCGAGAACTGGCTCATCTGGCTCGCGGTGAACCTCGTGAGCGTGGGCCTGTTCATCCACAAGGGCCTGTGGCTCACGGTCGGGCTCTATGCCGTGTTCGCGGTGCTCAGCGTGGCGGGCTTTCTTGCGTGGCGCACGCGCATGCACGACGGGGCCCTGCGCGCATGA
- the ftsB gene encoding cell division protein FtsB produces the protein MRSRLVPPIVLLLLLVILQWQLWNGRGSVRDVAQLQSKLADQKASNAKAVVNNERLASEVNDLKIGLEMVEERARQELGMVKPNEVFVQVTH, from the coding sequence ATGCGCTCGCGCCTCGTTCCACCCATCGTGCTGTTGCTGCTGCTGGTCATCCTGCAGTGGCAGCTGTGGAACGGGCGCGGCAGCGTGCGCGACGTGGCGCAGCTGCAGTCCAAGCTGGCCGACCAGAAGGCGTCCAACGCCAAGGCCGTGGTGAACAACGAGCGGCTGGCCTCCGAGGTCAATGACCTCAAGATCGGGCTCGAGATGGTCGAAGAACGTGCACGGCAGGAGCTGGGCATGGTCAAGCCCAACGAAGTGTTCGTTCAGGTCACCCACTGA
- the eno gene encoding phosphopyruvate hydratase: protein MSAIVDIVGREILDSRGNPTVECDVLLESGTMGRAAVPSGASTGSREAIELRDGDKKRYLGKGVLKAVENINTEISESVLGLDASEQAFLDRTMIDLDGTDNKGRLGANATLAVSMAVARAAAEESGLPLYRYFGGMGGMQLPVPMMNVINGGAHANNSLDLQEFMIIPVGAPSFREAVRYGAEVFHALKKILGDRGISTAVGDEGGFAPSVESHEAAIQLILEAIDKAGYVAGEQIALGLDCAASEFYKDGNYVLSGENLTLSAGNWADMLATWVDKYPIISIEDGMHEGDWDGWKLLTDRLGKRVQLVGDDLFVTNTKILQEGIDKGIANSILIKINQIGTLTETFAAIEMAKRAGYTAVISHRSGETEDSTIADIAVGTNAGQIKTGSLSRSDRIAKYNQLLRIEEDLGDIASYPGRGAFYNLK from the coding sequence GTGAGTGCAATCGTAGACATCGTCGGCCGCGAAATCCTCGACAGCCGCGGCAATCCCACAGTCGAGTGCGACGTGCTGCTCGAATCGGGCACCATGGGCCGTGCGGCCGTGCCCTCGGGCGCATCAACCGGTTCGCGCGAAGCCATCGAGCTGCGAGACGGCGACAAGAAGCGCTATCTCGGCAAGGGCGTGCTCAAGGCGGTGGAGAACATCAACACCGAAATCTCGGAATCCGTGCTCGGCCTGGACGCCAGCGAGCAGGCCTTCCTCGACCGCACGATGATCGACCTGGACGGCACCGACAACAAGGGCCGCCTGGGCGCCAACGCCACCCTCGCCGTCTCGATGGCCGTGGCACGCGCCGCGGCCGAAGAGTCGGGCCTGCCGCTGTACCGCTACTTCGGCGGCATGGGCGGCATGCAGCTGCCGGTGCCGATGATGAACGTCATCAACGGCGGCGCGCACGCCAACAACAGCCTCGACCTGCAGGAGTTCATGATCATCCCCGTGGGGGCGCCGAGCTTCCGCGAGGCCGTGCGCTACGGCGCCGAAGTGTTCCACGCGCTCAAGAAGATCCTGGGCGACCGCGGCATCAGCACGGCGGTCGGCGACGAAGGCGGTTTCGCACCCAGCGTCGAAAGCCATGAAGCGGCAATCCAGCTGATCCTCGAAGCCATCGACAAGGCCGGCTATGTGGCGGGCGAGCAGATTGCGCTTGGCCTCGACTGCGCCGCCAGCGAGTTCTACAAGGACGGCAACTACGTGCTGTCGGGCGAGAACCTCACGCTGTCGGCCGGCAACTGGGCCGACATGCTTGCGACCTGGGTCGACAAGTACCCGATCATCAGCATCGAAGACGGCATGCACGAAGGCGACTGGGACGGCTGGAAGCTGCTCACCGACCGCCTGGGCAAGCGCGTGCAGCTGGTGGGCGACGACCTGTTCGTCACCAACACCAAGATCCTGCAGGAAGGCATCGACAAGGGCATTGCCAACTCGATCCTGATCAAGATCAACCAGATCGGCACGCTGACCGAAACCTTCGCCGCCATCGAGATGGCCAAGCGCGCGGGCTACACGGCCGTGATCTCGCACCGTTCGGGCGAAACCGAGGACAGCACCATCGCCGACATCGCGGTGGGCACCAACGCGGGCCAGATCAAGACCGGCTCGCTCTCGCGCTCGGACCGCATCGCCAAGTACAACCAGCTGCTGCGCATCGAAGAAGACCTCGGCGACATCGCCAGCTATCCCGGCCGCGGCGCGTTCTACAACCTGAAGTAG
- a CDS encoding DUF1330 domain-containing protein → MAPAYIIVDMKITDPEQYKQYMAEAPAAVKAAGGEYLVRGGRFETMEGSWQPARVAMLRFPSYEKAKAFYDDELYRAARTKRAGATEFFNMVLVEGVSAPV, encoded by the coding sequence GTGGCCCCTGCCTACATCATCGTCGACATGAAGATCACCGACCCCGAACAGTACAAGCAGTACATGGCCGAGGCGCCCGCCGCGGTGAAGGCAGCGGGCGGCGAGTACCTGGTGCGCGGCGGCCGCTTCGAGACCATGGAAGGCAGCTGGCAGCCCGCGCGCGTGGCCATGCTGCGCTTCCCCAGCTATGAGAAGGCCAAGGCTTTCTACGACGACGAGCTGTACCGCGCCGCGCGCACCAAACGTGCCGGCGCGACCGAGTTCTTCAACATGGTTCTGGTCGAGGGCGTTTCCGCCCCGGTCTGA
- the kdsA gene encoding 3-deoxy-8-phosphooctulonate synthase has product MKLCGFDIGLDQPFFLIAGPCVVESEQLQMDTAGTLKEITSSLGIPFIFKSSFDKANRSSGTSFRGPGREKGLEILAKVKRELGLPLLTDVHTEEDITEAAKVVDVLQTPAFLCRQTDFIRAVAQSGKPVNIKKGQFLAPHDMKNVIDKARAAAKEAGLPEDSFMACERGASFGYNNLVSDMRSLAIMRETGAPVVFDATHSVQLPGGQGTSSGGQREMVPVLARAAIAVGVAGVFMETHPDPAKALSDGPNAVPLKHMKALLETLLELDRITKKNGFLESSFN; this is encoded by the coding sequence ATGAAACTTTGCGGATTCGACATCGGGCTCGACCAGCCCTTCTTCCTGATTGCCGGCCCCTGCGTGGTCGAATCCGAGCAATTGCAGATGGACACAGCCGGCACGCTGAAGGAAATCACTTCCTCGCTCGGCATTCCCTTCATCTTCAAGAGCAGCTTCGACAAGGCCAACCGTTCGTCCGGCACCAGCTTTCGCGGCCCGGGCCGCGAGAAGGGCCTGGAGATCCTGGCCAAGGTGAAGCGCGAACTCGGCCTGCCCCTGCTGACCGACGTTCACACCGAAGAAGACATCACCGAGGCCGCCAAGGTGGTCGACGTGCTGCAGACGCCCGCCTTCCTGTGCCGCCAGACCGACTTCATCCGCGCGGTGGCGCAGTCGGGCAAGCCGGTGAACATCAAGAAGGGCCAGTTCCTCGCGCCGCACGACATGAAGAACGTGATCGACAAGGCGCGTGCGGCGGCCAAGGAAGCCGGCCTGCCCGAAGACAGTTTCATGGCCTGCGAGCGCGGCGCGAGCTTTGGCTACAACAACCTGGTGTCGGACATGCGTTCGCTCGCGATCATGCGCGAGACCGGCGCGCCCGTGGTGTTCGACGCCACCCACTCGGTGCAACTGCCGGGCGGCCAGGGCACGAGCTCGGGGGGCCAGCGCGAGATGGTGCCGGTGCTGGCGCGAGCGGCCATCGCGGTCGGCGTGGCCGGTGTCTTCATGGAGACGCACCCCGACCCCGCCAAGGCCTTGAGCGACGGCCCCAACGCCGTGCCGCTCAAGCACATGAAGGCCCTGTTGGAAACGCTGCTCGAGCTGGACCGCATTACCAAGAAGAACGGCTTCCTCGAAAGCTCCTTCAACTGA
- a CDS encoding CTP synthase — protein sequence MTKFVFVTGGVVSSLGKGIASASLAAILESRGLKVTLIKLDPYINVDPGTMSPFQHGEVFVTDDGAETDLDLGHYERFITTRMRKANNFTTGQIYKSVLEKERRGDYLGKTVQVIPHITNEIQEYIKRGAGLGTAHEVDVAIVEIGGTVGDIESLPFLEAVRQMSLRNGPNNSAFVHLSYVPWIAAAGELKTKPTQHTAKELRAIGIQADVLLCRADRPIPDDERAKISLFSNVPEWGVISMWDVDTIYKVPRMLHEQGLDGLICDKLRINTPPAKLQRWDELVYEVEHPQQEVSIAMVGKYVDLSDSYKSLNEALRHAGMKNHARVKIDYIDSETISPQDVSRLAKYDAILVPGGFGQRGVEGKISAARFAREGKVPYLGICLGMQVATIEYARHVAGLKNANSTEFDPETPCPVIALITEWKDADGTVKTRNEKSDLGGTMRLGAQSSDVSAGTLAHSIYGDVVTERHRHRYEANVNYLDELRAAGLVISALTQREHLTEIVELPQDVHPWFMGVQFHPEFKSTPWSGHPLFNAFIKAALEHKARSAGGAKNLKAVA from the coding sequence ATGACCAAATTTGTCTTCGTCACCGGTGGCGTCGTATCTTCCCTTGGCAAGGGAATCGCCTCCGCCTCCCTCGCCGCGATCCTCGAATCGCGCGGCCTCAAGGTCACTCTCATCAAGCTCGATCCGTACATCAATGTCGACCCCGGCACGATGTCACCGTTCCAGCATGGCGAGGTGTTCGTCACCGACGACGGTGCCGAGACCGACCTCGACCTCGGCCACTACGAGCGCTTCATCACCACGCGGATGCGCAAGGCCAACAACTTCACCACCGGCCAGATCTACAAGTCCGTGCTCGAGAAAGAGCGCCGCGGCGATTACCTCGGCAAGACGGTGCAGGTGATCCCGCACATCACCAACGAGATCCAGGAATACATCAAGCGCGGCGCCGGCCTCGGCACCGCGCACGAGGTGGACGTGGCCATCGTGGAGATCGGCGGCACCGTGGGTGACATCGAATCGCTCCCCTTCCTTGAAGCCGTGCGCCAGATGAGCCTGCGCAACGGCCCGAACAACTCGGCCTTCGTGCACCTGAGCTACGTGCCCTGGATCGCCGCCGCCGGCGAGCTCAAGACCAAGCCCACGCAGCACACCGCCAAGGAACTGCGCGCCATCGGCATCCAGGCCGACGTGCTGCTGTGCCGTGCCGACCGCCCGATCCCCGACGACGAGCGCGCCAAGATCTCGCTGTTCTCGAACGTGCCCGAATGGGGCGTGATCTCCATGTGGGACGTCGACACCATCTACAAGGTGCCGCGCATGCTGCACGAGCAGGGCCTGGACGGCCTGATCTGCGACAAGCTGCGCATCAACACGCCGCCGGCCAAGCTGCAGCGCTGGGACGAGCTGGTGTACGAGGTCGAGCACCCGCAACAGGAAGTAAGCATTGCGATGGTCGGCAAGTACGTCGACCTGTCCGACAGCTACAAGTCGCTGAACGAAGCACTGCGCCACGCCGGCATGAAGAACCATGCGCGCGTGAAGATCGACTACATCGATTCTGAGACCATTTCCCCGCAGGACGTCTCGCGGCTTGCCAAGTACGACGCGATCCTGGTGCCCGGCGGTTTCGGCCAGCGCGGCGTCGAAGGCAAGATCTCGGCCGCGCGCTTCGCCCGCGAAGGCAAGGTGCCTTATCTGGGCATCTGCCTGGGCATGCAGGTGGCCACCATCGAATACGCGCGCCACGTGGCGGGCCTCAAGAACGCCAACAGCACCGAGTTCGACCCCGAAACGCCCTGCCCCGTGATCGCGCTGATCACCGAGTGGAAGGACGCCGACGGCACCGTGAAAACGCGCAACGAGAAGTCCGACCTCGGCGGCACCATGCGCCTGGGCGCACAGAGCTCCGACGTCTCGGCCGGCACGCTGGCCCACAGCATCTACGGCGACGTGGTGACCGAACGCCACCGCCACCGCTACGAAGCCAACGTCAACTACCTCGACGAACTGCGCGCCGCCGGCCTCGTGATCTCCGCGCTGACGCAGCGCGAGCACCTGACCGAGATCGTCGAGCTGCCGCAGGACGTGCACCCGTGGTTCATGGGCGTGCAGTTCCACCCTGAATTCAAGTCGACGCCGTGGAGCGGCCATCCGCTCTTCAATGCCTTCATCAAGGCGGCGCTCGAACACAAGGCCCGCAGCGCGGGCGGTGCAAAGAACCTGAAGGCTGTGGCATGA
- the coaBC gene encoding bifunctional phosphopantothenoylcysteine decarboxylase/phosphopantothenate--cysteine ligase CoaBC codes for MQDLAGKHIVLGLTGGIACYKSAELCRLFVKAGATVQVVMTEAAEQFITPVTMQALSGRTVYTSQWDAREPNNMPHINLSREADAIVLAPCSADFVARLVQGRADDLLSLMCLARPMDRVPLLIAPAMNREMWAHPATQRNLMQVSADGAVVLGVGSGWQACGETGDGRMLEPAQLLEDITAFFAPKLLAGQKVLVTAGPTFEPLDPIRGITNHSSGKMGFAIARAAHEAGAEVTLVAGPVHLPTPRGVNRIDVLSAQDMLQATLRAAQSASIFVATAAVADWRPATHSEQKIKKDGSGKTPVLNFVENTDILLAVAKSERAQSRKLFCVGFAAESENLVEHAKAKRERKGIPLLVGNIGPLTFGQDENTLLLVDAKSTRELPRAPKLTLARELMTEIAARLPDWRV; via the coding sequence ATGCAAGATCTCGCCGGCAAACACATCGTCCTGGGCCTTACCGGTGGTATTGCCTGCTACAAGTCGGCGGAGCTGTGCCGCCTGTTCGTGAAGGCGGGCGCCACCGTCCAGGTCGTGATGACCGAGGCGGCGGAGCAGTTCATCACGCCGGTCACGATGCAGGCGCTTTCGGGGCGCACGGTCTACACCTCGCAGTGGGATGCGCGCGAGCCCAACAACATGCCGCACATCAACCTGAGCCGCGAGGCCGATGCCATCGTGTTGGCGCCCTGCAGCGCCGATTTCGTGGCGCGGCTGGTGCAGGGCAGGGCCGACGACCTGCTGAGCCTGATGTGCCTCGCCCGTCCGATGGACCGCGTGCCGCTCCTGATTGCCCCGGCCATGAACCGCGAGATGTGGGCGCATCCCGCCACCCAGCGCAACCTGATGCAGGTGTCGGCCGACGGTGCCGTGGTGCTGGGCGTGGGCAGCGGCTGGCAGGCCTGCGGCGAGACCGGCGACGGCCGCATGCTCGAGCCGGCACAACTGCTGGAGGACATCACGGCCTTCTTCGCGCCGAAGCTGCTGGCGGGCCAGAAAGTGCTGGTGACCGCAGGCCCCACCTTCGAGCCGCTCGATCCGATACGGGGCATCACCAACCATTCGTCGGGCAAGATGGGTTTTGCCATTGCGCGCGCCGCGCACGAGGCCGGCGCCGAAGTCACGCTGGTGGCCGGTCCGGTGCACCTGCCAACCCCGCGCGGGGTGAACCGCATCGACGTGCTTTCCGCGCAGGACATGCTCCAGGCCACCTTGCGGGCTGCGCAGTCCGCTAGCATTTTTGTAGCGACGGCCGCTGTCGCCGACTGGCGGCCTGCCACCCACAGCGAGCAGAAGATCAAGAAGGACGGCAGCGGCAAGACACCCGTGCTGAATTTCGTCGAGAACACCGACATCCTGCTGGCGGTGGCGAAGAGCGAGCGCGCGCAGTCGCGCAAGCTGTTCTGCGTAGGCTTCGCGGCAGAGAGCGAGAACCTGGTCGAGCACGCCAAGGCCAAGCGCGAGCGCAAGGGAATTCCGCTCCTGGTCGGCAATATCGGTCCGCTGACCTTCGGGCAGGACGAGAATACGCTGCTGCTGGTGGATGCAAAGAGCACGCGCGAGTTGCCGCGTGCGCCCAAGCTCACCCTGGCGCGCGAACTCATGACCGAGATCGCTGCCCGCCTGCCCGACTGGAGAGTCTGA
- the dut gene encoding dUTP diphosphatase, with translation MKVDVRILDPRMVDQLPAYATPGSAGLDLRACLDAPVTLEPNGWQLVGTGIAIHLADPAYAALILPRSGLGHKHGIVLGNLVGLIDSDYQGELKISAWNRSDTPFVLQPMERLAQLVIVPVVQAQFRVVTEFAASQRGEGGYGSTGKH, from the coding sequence GTGAAAGTAGACGTCCGTATCCTCGATCCACGCATGGTGGACCAATTGCCCGCCTATGCCACGCCCGGCAGCGCAGGGCTCGATCTCAGGGCCTGCCTCGATGCACCTGTCACGCTGGAGCCCAACGGCTGGCAGCTCGTGGGCACCGGCATCGCAATCCACCTGGCCGACCCGGCCTATGCGGCGCTGATCCTTCCGCGCTCGGGCCTCGGCCACAAGCACGGCATCGTGCTCGGCAATCTCGTGGGCCTGATCGACAGCGACTACCAGGGCGAACTCAAGATCAGCGCCTGGAACCGCAGCGACACGCCCTTCGTGCTCCAGCCGATGGAGCGGCTTGCGCAACTCGTGATCGTGCCGGTCGTGCAGGCGCAGTTTCGTGTGGTCACGGAATTTGCAGCTTCGCAACGCGGCGAAGGCGGCTACGGCTCCACGGGCAAGCACTGA
- a CDS encoding glycine zipper 2TM domain-containing protein — protein MKISTRFISIAASVVALATLTACVAPAPVYHTSRYPYQAPPQAVPYQEAAYVEYGHVANIEVLRSETAGGGTTGGGAVAGGVVGGVVGNQFGHGSGRAAATALGIVGGALLGNTIEGQASGPRAYESYRISVQTDRGAYRAFDVQHPGDLRIGDRVRIDNGQISRM, from the coding sequence ATGAAAATTTCAACGCGCTTCATTTCCATTGCCGCTTCCGTGGTGGCGCTTGCCACGCTCACGGCCTGCGTCGCCCCCGCGCCGGTCTATCACACCTCGCGCTATCCCTACCAGGCTCCGCCGCAGGCCGTTCCGTACCAGGAAGCGGCCTATGTCGAATACGGCCACGTGGCCAACATCGAGGTGCTGCGCAGCGAAACCGCGGGCGGCGGCACCACCGGTGGTGGCGCCGTGGCGGGTGGTGTCGTCGGCGGCGTGGTGGGCAACCAGTTCGGGCACGGCAGCGGCCGCGCCGCGGCAACCGCCCTGGGCATCGTGGGCGGTGCGCTGCTGGGCAACACCATCGAGGGACAGGCCAGCGGGCCGCGCGCTTACGAGAGCTATCGCATCTCGGTGCAGACCGACCGCGGCGCCTACCGTGCCTTCGATGTGCAGCACCCGGGCGATCTGCGCATCGGCGACCGCGTGCGCATCGACAACGGCCAGATCTCGCGCATGTAG
- a CDS encoding FKBP-type peptidyl-prolyl cis-trans isomerase, which translates to MEISEQCVVGLTWTMKDTLGEVLDVLDEPVEFMVGGDDLFDVIEAALQGHEPGARVQLQLEPEQGFGDFNDQLLFLEPRSLFPEGTEEGMTFDGAALPPGVSEAMPKDVIYTVAEIYPEHLVLDGNHPLAGIAIRLDITVRSVREATEEEVGSGTAGTAFFKVPPTAPGNDLLH; encoded by the coding sequence ATGGAAATCTCTGAACAATGCGTGGTCGGCCTGACCTGGACAATGAAAGACACTCTGGGCGAAGTGCTGGACGTGCTCGATGAACCGGTGGAATTCATGGTGGGGGGCGATGACCTCTTCGATGTGATCGAAGCCGCCCTGCAGGGCCACGAGCCCGGCGCCCGGGTGCAATTGCAGCTCGAACCCGAGCAGGGCTTCGGCGACTTCAACGACCAGCTGCTTTTTCTCGAGCCGCGTTCGCTGTTCCCCGAAGGCACCGAGGAAGGCATGACCTTCGACGGCGCCGCACTGCCCCCGGGCGTGAGCGAGGCCATGCCCAAGGACGTGATCTACACCGTGGCCGAGATCTATCCGGAGCACCTGGTGCTCGACGGCAACCATCCGCTCGCCGGCATCGCGATCCGGCTCGACATCACGGTGCGCTCGGTGCGCGAGGCCACCGAAGAAGAAGTCGGCAGTGGCACGGCGGGCACGGCCTTTTTCAAGGTGCCGCCGACCGCACCAGGCAACGATCTGCTGCACTGA
- a CDS encoding JmjC domain-containing protein produces MEITQPLPLLGGLSAAQFMRQHWQKKPLLVRQAIPAMVPPIERSALFALAEREDVESRLIRHGKAGWTLRHGPLARRALPPRKQPAWTLLVQGVDLHHDGVHALLQQFRFLPDARLDDLMISYASDQGGVGAHFDSYDVFLLQAQGRRRWSIGKQSDLRLQQGVPLKILENFEPEQSFVLEPGDMLYLPPRYAHDGVAVGDDCMTCSIGLRSSAAGELGADLLARVAQAYSEALEDAGPAELARYRDPTQPAVEAPAAMPAALQAFARKAVDAALRDPDAIDRALGESLTEPKANVWFDQGAESPGVLHAVALDRRTRMLYDTRHLYINGESFRAGGADATLMRRLADRRALGPRELARASDGALALLAEWCEAGWAHAE; encoded by the coding sequence ATGGAGATTACACAACCGCTGCCGTTGCTCGGCGGCCTGAGCGCCGCGCAGTTCATGCGGCAGCATTGGCAGAAGAAACCGCTGCTGGTGCGCCAGGCCATTCCCGCCATGGTGCCACCGATCGAGCGCAGCGCGCTCTTTGCCCTGGCCGAGCGCGAGGACGTCGAATCGCGCCTCATCCGCCACGGCAAGGCCGGCTGGACGCTGCGGCACGGGCCGCTCGCGCGCCGCGCACTGCCGCCGCGCAAGCAGCCGGCATGGACGCTGCTGGTGCAGGGCGTCGACCTGCATCACGACGGCGTGCACGCGCTGCTGCAGCAGTTCCGCTTCCTGCCCGATGCGCGGCTGGACGACCTGATGATCAGCTACGCGAGCGACCAGGGCGGCGTGGGCGCGCATTTCGACAGCTACGACGTGTTCCTGCTGCAGGCGCAGGGCAGGCGGCGCTGGTCGATCGGCAAGCAGAGCGACCTGCGCCTGCAGCAGGGCGTGCCGCTCAAGATCCTCGAGAACTTCGAGCCCGAGCAAAGCTTTGTGCTCGAGCCGGGCGACATGCTGTATTTGCCGCCGCGCTATGCGCACGACGGCGTGGCGGTCGGCGACGACTGCATGACCTGCTCCATCGGCCTGCGGTCTTCCGCGGCGGGCGAGCTTGGCGCCGACCTGCTGGCGCGCGTGGCGCAGGCGTATTCGGAGGCGCTGGAAGATGCAGGGCCCGCCGAGTTGGCGCGCTATCGCGATCCGACCCAGCCCGCGGTCGAGGCGCCGGCCGCCATGCCGGCCGCGCTGCAGGCCTTTGCGCGCAAAGCGGTCGATGCCGCGCTGCGCGACCCGGACGCCATCGACCGTGCATTGGGCGAATCGCTGACCGAACCCAAGGCCAACGTCTGGTTCGATCAGGGCGCCGAGTCGCCCGGCGTGCTGCACGCCGTGGCGCTCGACCGCCGCACGCGCATGCTCTACGACACGCGGCACCTCTACATCAATGGCGAGAGCTTTCGCGCGGGCGGGGCCGATGCAACGCTGATGCGGCGGCTGGCCGACCGGCGCGCGCTCGGGCCGCGCGAACTGGCGCGCGCGAGCGACGGCGCACTCGCATTGCTGGCCGAGTGGTGCGAAGCGGGGTGGGCTCATGCCGAGTGA
- a CDS encoding MBL fold metallo-hydrolase — MLRFRSLGSGSTGNAALVESTSGGRTSRLLVDCGFGLRQLDLRLARAGLAAGDIDAIFVTHEHGDHIGCAHSLSRRNRIPVWMSEGTWLATGGRDFEGRLNLARDDAEFAVGDISVQPFTVPHDAREPLQLRCSDGARTLGVLTDLGHATAHVLARLSGVHALLLEFNHDSELLANSAYPAFLKLRVGGRHGHLSNEAAAEIARAVRHDGLRHVVAAHLSEQNNRPDIVRRLMAEALGGHEAEMLTASASEGSPWLDV, encoded by the coding sequence ATGCTCCGCTTCCGAAGCCTCGGCAGCGGCAGCACGGGCAATGCCGCGCTGGTGGAATCCACCAGCGGCGGCCGTACCTCGCGGCTCCTGGTCGACTGCGGCTTCGGCCTGCGGCAGCTCGATCTGCGGCTCGCCAGGGCCGGCCTCGCGGCCGGCGACATCGACGCGATCTTCGTCACCCACGAGCATGGCGACCACATCGGCTGCGCCCACTCGCTGTCGCGGCGCAACCGCATTCCCGTCTGGATGAGCGAAGGCACCTGGCTGGCCACCGGTGGCCGCGATTTCGAAGGCCGGCTCAACCTGGCGCGGGACGATGCCGAATTTGCGGTCGGCGATATTTCGGTGCAGCCCTTCACGGTGCCGCACGATGCGCGCGAGCCGCTGCAGCTTCGCTGCTCCGATGGCGCCCGCACCCTGGGCGTGCTGACCGACCTGGGCCATGCCACCGCGCATGTGCTGGCCCGCTTGAGCGGCGTGCATGCGCTGCTGCTCGAGTTCAATCACGACAGCGAGCTGCTGGCCAACTCAGCCTATCCGGCATTCCTGAAGCTGCGCGTCGGCGGCAGGCACGGACACCTGTCCAACGAAGCGGCTGCGGAAATCGCGCGCGCGGTGCGCCACGACGGCCTGCGCCACGTGGTCGCGGCGCATCTGAGCGAGCAGAACAACCGCCCCGACATCGTGCGGCGGCTCATGGCCGAAGCCCTGGGCGGGCACGAGGCCGAAATGCTCACGGCCAGCGCGTCGGAAGGCTCGCCCTGGCTGGACGTCTGA